From Cydia strobilella chromosome 3, ilCydStro3.1, whole genome shotgun sequence:
CCCAGTGGCTCCTACAGCTTCTTGAAGGCCTACATTGAGATGCTGTGCACATTCCACGAGGTACACTGACCACGTGACCACACACTAATTAACAGTCAACTGTTATTGTGGAAATAATGAATTTTCAAGTCTTCTTCTTAGAATTATTCCGTTATAACTTGTTGAGACAGAAGTAGGCAGACATTTTGGTTCCTGTTTAAATTGACCTTTATTGCAAGTTTGAAATAATATTTCACAAGCAAACAGTaacattattttcaataaaaaaaatcctccTCAGATGTGCGACGACGAACGCATCTCCTCCGAAATCATCCTCCCCGGCGTCGTCCTGATCCTCCGCGAAGTGTTCCCCAGCGTTACCGAGTGGCGTTACAGTAACGCGCGGGAACGCCGTTCGCTCTTGCACCTGTGCTCCAAGTTCCTCAATCTGTTGCTGCAACAGACCAACCGCAGTGTGGCCAAGGATACCTGTGTGTTTAGTTTGTTGTATACAGAGAACGCATTGGAGCTCCTGAAGATTGTTTCAATTGGTAAGATTTGTCAAAAATGGGATAGGTATTTCAGTGCTTCAAATTCTTCAAGTGGTACAATTGACAATTGTGTGGCcagaaatgaaattaattataagtCTATGGGCCCGTCAGTCTTTGGACAACGCGGTGTGTTTTTGTATGTGGTAAAATAAATAGCACGCTAGGAAGTGACTGAGCGTTTACAACTCCACTTAAAAGGCATAGCTCCTATTCCATACCTAATATTAAGTGGAAGCAACGTCagaaaatattacttaaattgtcaaattgttAGTccgataatattaaatatagttggtcaagcaaatcttgtcagtaaataataacaaaaaaactacattcatccccttcttctgggcgccagcaccagtgcaagacaaagacagtcaTACTCTCtacgtctacgcccgaaatgagacagtcccttgacaaactatggACACtagacaaatatttttattgcaggTAACAGCCAACTTGAGCGCATGATGCACGGTGAAACGAACTGGACGAGCGGCGAATGTACACAACACGTAACCACCGTCCAACGCTGCGTCGCCATCATCATGTTCGCGCTACGGCTCAAATCAACCGTCACATCCGCGAGCGAAGTGACACCCCTAGAGCATTTAGTGTTCGCTCAGAACACACAGAAGGGCGCTCTGAGAGTCGTCCCTAGGGTTGCCAGTTACATAAACCATGCGTTTAATAAGAGCCTGCCGGTATTGGCTTTTCGGTTGTTGAAGAAGTTTGCTCATGTAAGTAGCGCGTAGTGTATAGTTATCAGGATAGTAAGTTGTACCGCTGTAAACTGTTAATTTTATCGTTCAAAAGACTCCCATTATAGCTTACCTGATAAATGAGATGCAAACtgaatttctattttttttgcatCTTTGAAAAGTGAACCAAGGATAAAACGTTGCATTAGTTGGAATTATTTTGCGCAAGCAATTCAGCGGTAAAAATCAACCGCCGTCTACTTCAGCTGTCAAACTCCGGCTACAAGTTTTTTTAGACTACATCTCTATGACAACctacatatgtgccattctcaaccaaaagggtacttattgtcggctgTCAATAAAGTGCGatttgaaataaaccttatcgactagcgacaatgtggtaccttttggttaaaaagtCACATATAACTCTTTATTcataaccatagacatagtatatacaagtagctcttataggaatcgcaataagactatctttctttatcaaagagtgtcaggcccttgttcaTAACTGTATTTCTCTCTCTTCCTTGCCGtatcctcatggctgagggacgtgacgaatGTGAACACTTTACCGGTGCTCACCAAgccgctctgtcttgggcccagtAACAATACAGTATTGGGTACAGTAGCTGTATGTGTAATCCCTCCTAAATATTTCAGGGCTTCCAAATGTCCCTGTTCGCCGCTCTCGACATGACGGCGCACCAGGTCCGCGTCATGTTCCTCGACCGCCTCAGCGACAAGCACGAGACCACCGAGCTTAAGGTCGCCATCCTGGAGTTCGTGACCACCTGCATCGCCAACCAGCCCGGCTTGACCGAGGCCTTCTTCAATATTAGCCATGAGAAGATGGATACGACTGGCAAGGATGACAAAGTTCAGATTAAGCAGGATGAAAGCGTGGAGGGCGTTTTGAGTTACATGGCGGATTATCTTGGGACTGTTAAGGCTGTAAGTAATGTTTTGCCTAAAGTAAATCAACTTCACCTGTGCCCTAGAATTATAGAAAATGCTTGAAAAATTTacttaacaaaaaattaaaaattcggtTGTCATATTAAATACTCgactattttcttttcttcattgTGGTATAACCCGTATAAATAGCTCCTTCGGTCGAAATTCCTTTTTCAACACTAATTCTGGTTACATTTTCCAGGATCCAAAACTACTCGACAGCCCATTGCTATCATGTATCATGGGCCTATTCCATGCTCTGTGGAAAAACAACATGCAAATCCTAATAAAGAAACTACGCGAAAACCCAAAATTCTGGGAACACATGACCAGCCCACTGTTCAGTGAAATTCAACCCGGGCTCAACACTTACGCGCAAATATTCAACGTTCTCGGCATAGAGCTGTTTGTCTCGCGAGAAAAATATGAGTCTGGTTTCAAGGACATGCTCGAAAAGTTCTTCGATACGAGCAATAATTATCTGGATACGTGGATTGGCTACATTTTCTCGTTCAAATGTAGGACTGAGGGTGAGCAAATGGTCGATAGAGTACCAGTTTGGCTGGGACTCTTGACGTCTTGGAAAGATTTCACCACCATCTTCTGTAAATGTCTGCCTTTTAGTTTAAATATCGCGCATAAAGCTAAAATGGTTGCCCCCTGCATGACAGCACTCTTGAACGAACTTGACGAACTTAAAGATGGAAGACTCGTTGTTATATTAGCGGAGTTGTATGTCATCATGCTTGCAAATTGGAAGGAAGATTGCTTTGAAAACCGAAAGGCGAGCGCTAAGCAGATAGATAACTTGCTCACTAATACAGCAATAGTGTACGAATGTCTTCATCCTCGGGCCGTTCGCGCTATTTTGTCCATAGGAACTGTTGCGATTAGTACCTTAGATTATGAGATCAAAGGCAACAGTGACATAGCGCAAAGCGTCATCAGATCCGTAACTAACATAAACAGTTTGGAGCTGGAGAAACTATTCAATGATATGAAAGAAGAATCGGCGCCTAAACTAAAGGAAAAGAGTGAGGAAATCCCTACTGTTGTACTCTCTTTAGCCATGCTCGAGCAATGCTTAGAACTTTACGACAATATGTCAGTTGGTCTCCCGCAATGGTTCCAATCCACAAGATTCATCAACAAACTGCTTTGCTGCCTTCAAAACTGCTTACACAATCGCAGGCACTACCACACTTGTTTAGCCGCTTTACGATGCTTAACAGCATACGCGAGAGGACCTTTCGCTAATGAACTACTAATGAGTGATGTCGACCAATTCCTATGGCTGAAATTACTTCCTCCTAAATTCGAGAACGGGTCATGGAAACCCGAGGAGTGGTGGCGTGTATACGGACACAGTTTGGACTTTATTTCCATGATGGTAATGAAGCATGGTCAGTTCTTCGCCGGGGATGCTATAACCTTCGTGGGCGTACACTTGGAGCATTTAGTAGAAGCCGTGTTGCTTCCTCGGCAGTTTGTGAATTTGGATGCGCTAAATTTGTGCGCTTCGTCCCTGAACCTGGTGGTGCAACTGGTTAAATACGAGTCGAGGTGGCGTATAGAGAATATCAACTCTATGATGGCTATTATGGTGAGATTTCTTACTGCTTTTATTTGATTTCTTATATCCAAATAATTCTGAATTTGTTTATGACATGACTagtaacaaagaggatataatattatagagcggtactgtcatagtaaattttgtaaccacagtaaattcactgccatctatcgacacactttaaaactaaaaatgaagatttataaaattacgataaattgtatttaaatatggataaatgattttttttatttgcattattacttttattattttgacccatgttctgtcactgatatgcgttaaaattgttaaataacaaacgaaaccgtcaacgccctctatacgagagtagggcaaaggtagtagcgacatctgatcgagaatcaaatttccgtgattttcgaggcacgttatttccttagactgtatccatctattacggagttatattatctatctttgctagtaaTTTACAGTCCGTTCCACTTTCTTGCACTGTCTTTGCAATAATAATTACGTATTTTTAGTTAACAGTGGATGATAGTACACTAAAGTAAATCGTGAAGTTTTCTGAAACCACTAAAATGCGAAAACTGTAACTTCGTGCAACAATGTCTTCAGTCAAATCTGCCAATATCTAAACCTGCCAATAGCTTTTAACGAGATTATGTTTTATACAGAGGAGTATAAGCGCGTGTCTGTACCAGTGCGTCACGCTTATCCTCCGTTCCCGCCGCTCCTCCGACCCGGCGCTGCCGCCGCTGGACGAGAACCAGCAGTCGCCGACCATCCTACACAGGTAACAGAACCGGAATATGGCGAAGATAGGGCTCATCTCTTATgttgtcataaaaataattcatctcGTTGTAAGTTTACCACTTAACTATCCAGTTGGTGAAAAGTTATTATCGCCGACTACGGTGCGAAAGTGATAAATACCTACACTAGATTAAGTTCTAAATGTATACTAAGTCGTCTTCCACTTGAAACATCTATCACTAAAACAACCATCCTGACCCTGAGCCACATCTGATTGTAGGAACGCATTATTTTTCTACAGGATCCTGGAGATCCTTCACATGGCGACCCTATGCCTGCACTCGTTCAGCCCATCGCTGCTAGCCCTGCTGGCCGCGCCCGTGGACGTGGAGCGCTGGCAGCCGCTAGTGGAGCTCCACTTCGGCGCGCCCAAGATCTCGTACGAGCCGTGCCCGCAGCTCACCTTCGGCACGCTGCTGGCGGCCGTGTGCATGTTGACGAGGTCGCTCAATCATGTAAGTATTTACTgtcgacgtttcgaacgtgacgttacgttcttGGGCGCAGGAAGATTGGCGAATCACATGTATTAACATATTCTAGCTTCACGGAGATTTATACATAGCCGCACTTgcttttattataaactttgaAGCTAAGTTTGTCTACTGAACAGtatctaagaaaaaaaattctTCAGGCGTACCACAGTGAGGAGTCAAGCGTCGCGCGCTCcccgcgcgggcggcggcgcgcctgCTCCTGCAGCCCGGGCGAGCCGCGCCGCGCCAACCGCAGCGAGTCCCTCACCAGCATCTCGTCGCAGACCAGCGTGGGCCCGCTGCTCAACGACAGGCTGGTCGCCGGCGCGCTGGAGGCCACCGCAACGCTTGCCGCTTCACAGGTACCGATCTACCTCACAAGGAAACCTATACCGGCTccggtttaatttatttttatatatgtatagagtAGTCTAAAATAACAGACACGTATTTTTTTAGCTGCCCATACTCAACCTATTGGGAGAAATTGTCCTACAGTACTTTGAAGCAGAGAATGGGCATTAttcgaatatattttttatcagaaTAATCATTAGAATAAACAATAattcactatttttttattcacgaaTGATTTATTCGCGAATAATTTTTCTGCGAATAAATCATTCGACCGCTTTTCAAATGACGAATGATCTATTCGTTAGTTCATTCGAATAAATCCacgaaaaatatttaagttttttggctTATTCcactcaaataaataatatcacgTTTAATATGACTTGTTTTTTGCTGTATATTTGTTCTGACACATTAAAGATTGTTCAGGGTCAAAGGATAAGCACAGGTAGTATAATAAACAAAGGATTAGCGTGAACACGCACACAAAGTTAGTAACTTTCTAGCTGTGCCTAGAAGAGATAGCTATAAAAGTGAGAAAACCAAATTTTCTTATCATTTGTTTGCTTCAGAGCGAATCTCAACAacgcataatttatatttatcagtaaCTATTTAGTTGCAGTGCATTGCACTGATCAAGTGATCACAGTTACCAAATCTTTCTAAACCGAAAAAAGTTAATATGGTATTCCAAtaaacaattatacaaaaatacatattaaaaattacatggtacaaataatatgatgtacaaaggcgaacttatccctttgagggttCTTTTCCAGTTAACCTTAAAGTCAATTTTATTCTTCATTCgcaaataattttgttattcttattcgTTATTCGTCATTTGAATAAATTTTGCTCATCTCTGGTTTGGAGGACAATAAGTTTCTCCCTATAATAGGTTGAGTTTGGGCAGCTAAAACAAAATACGTGTTTGTTATTTTAAGCTACTCTATaacataagtatataaaaataaatcaaatcggaGCCGGAGAGTTGGGTAGGTTTCcttgtcagtttttttttcttagttaaGCGGACTTGCAACCGCGGACTCTCCAAAAGccgttattaataagttttagaCTCATGGATGTAGCAAGTATATACAATATCATAGACAagaaggaaactgtaagtctacaaTATTAGTAACTACAATTGTACCTAATGTTACATAcactttcttaataaataataaaaaataaaaccgcaACCCGCTGTTCTTCCTAGTTTATTTAAATCGTGATGTTTCACAGGCGCTCCTAGTAGTCCGCGACCCTAACGTGCCGTCCCGGCACAAGCAGCACGTCCGCCGCGAGCTCGCCTCCGAACTCGCGCTATTCCACGACTTCGTCCGCAAACGCATCCTCTGCGGCGCCCACGCCCGCTCGCACCTCGCGCGCAACCACCTCGGCGCGTGGCCGCTACCCGCCAACGAGGAAGAGTTCAAGAGAATCCAAGAAGTCCAGCGGGAAAGAAACCCGACCATGGACGAGGAATCCCTCCCCCCTCCACCACCCCCCAAGCGCGCCTCTCAAGACTCCATGCGTgaatatattttaagaaaacatTACTTAGACAAATGCGCTCAAACACCTACTAAGGAACCTTCCCCCGTCTCACACTCCACTCCCGCCCCTGACAAGAAGAAAGAAGTCTCCAGAAGCTCGAAACGAGTGTCCTGGGCGGAAACAACAACAAGCGACGAAAGCCTAGAAACGTCGCTAGAAGCAATCGAATCGGTGTATTCTAAT
This genomic window contains:
- the LOC134756033 gene encoding nucleoporin Nup188 is translated as MTTATVCYWKQLWRWTTSNSLSSEELTAVLHKKEIIDALREGLASYKPWKKEGYAQLQTKHADQTSLLNVVHTLQNYMDVDCFQIWEILKHYLCDISYGTTANALKNVAFVDTRPTFLLPNIWNFYYAERLFLLKLLQYILQHKDDRSHKYQAQFSKIINDIGLDKLRESLIDQFEKVLYTAPPPRRIHNEFSSDTVRQEWAEFKLREKVALLQNILLLAVEKPFTDADFIKLFSLYKKHNFGKNLGYNELLEQEHKELCMRLMYLETCIFMVMLAKVDKSQDKLPAWINKTKEVVESELRQLQLSPEHSPMLMAWMLLLLQSNEHAKLFESQYHHFGATALKMRLFEFLHAMLSSPVFSDRSPCASLARSYTFRFLNELCDRFDGDGTISNQPGVMPLCSLLLETEELSTEFWKLTQKEEGNGVVSLWNTALEFFPHNFSSLSVLSAGLAKGGVNSVRNLVAELKSLPVYTEIFNPNTVPIMAMNSEEAVIGRDHYPLGGPTYRIEAGSKATIMERKEGTMIHYRTPYSYWTVLNKVIEQALDRKGHHQHDISMTLQRVYEGTKVLKRVLKALVEYKEIPKMLVEPSEGVFDVLVRFMKAETPPLSLLVECLETCTALIPLFPKEIHMRLINTGLLPRIINRQLSPARYAAGEGLDSAAAGAYLVTLEQPSGSYSFLKAYIEMLCTFHEMCDDERISSEIILPGVVLILREVFPSVTEWRYSNARERRSLLHLCSKFLNLLLQQTNRSVAKDTCVFSLLYTENALELLKIVSIGNSQLERMMHGETNWTSGECTQHVTTVQRCVAIIMFALRLKSTVTSASEVTPLEHLVFAQNTQKGALRVVPRVASYINHAFNKSLPVLAFRLLKKFAHGFQMSLFAALDMTAHQVRVMFLDRLSDKHETTELKVAILEFVTTCIANQPGLTEAFFNISHEKMDTTGKDDKVQIKQDESVEGVLSYMADYLGTVKADPKLLDSPLLSCIMGLFHALWKNNMQILIKKLRENPKFWEHMTSPLFSEIQPGLNTYAQIFNVLGIELFVSREKYESGFKDMLEKFFDTSNNYLDTWIGYIFSFKCRTEGEQMVDRVPVWLGLLTSWKDFTTIFCKCLPFSLNIAHKAKMVAPCMTALLNELDELKDGRLVVILAELYVIMLANWKEDCFENRKASAKQIDNLLTNTAIVYECLHPRAVRAILSIGTVAISTLDYEIKGNSDIAQSVIRSVTNINSLELEKLFNDMKEESAPKLKEKSEEIPTVVLSLAMLEQCLELYDNMSVGLPQWFQSTRFINKLLCCLQNCLHNRRHYHTCLAALRCLTAYARGPFANELLMSDVDQFLWLKLLPPKFENGSWKPEEWWRVYGHSLDFISMMVMKHGQFFAGDAITFVGVHLEHLVEAVLLPRQFVNLDALNLCASSLNLVVQLVKYESRWRIENINSMMAIMRSISACLYQCVTLILRSRRSSDPALPPLDENQQSPTILHRILEILHMATLCLHSFSPSLLALLAAPVDVERWQPLVELHFGAPKISYEPCPQLTFGTLLAAVCMLTRSLNHAYHSEESSVARSPRGRRRACSCSPGEPRRANRSESLTSISSQTSVGPLLNDRLVAGALEATATLAASQALLVVRDPNVPSRHKQHVRRELASELALFHDFVRKRILCGAHARSHLARNHLGAWPLPANEEEFKRIQEVQRERNPTMDEESLPPPPPPKRASQDSMREYILRKHYLDKCAQTPTKEPSPVSHSTPAPDKKKEVSRSSKRVSWAETTTSDESLETSLEAIESVYSNLTDVQINNDEDYFHFMSVVFLYICQNEL